The proteins below come from a single Biomphalaria glabrata chromosome 10, xgBioGlab47.1, whole genome shotgun sequence genomic window:
- the LOC129928708 gene encoding uncharacterized protein LOC129928708 isoform X1 encodes MRNTRVCGNQKEPKMHFSWTMAASRTMTLALTLCHVILICLLQDTALADRTLQLNEAVEDPSSTSASAENVGDQPNEKRHWSQFRSWGKRSLDDDALSKRWKEMSVWGKREADLLSNHQDMDYLYPGIVWEGSQMSGANPELDKKWKEMSVWGKRNVDPELEKRWKQMAVWGKRSSDPELEKKWKEMAVWGKRDFDPELEKKWKEMAVWGKRDNDPELEKKWKEMSVWGKRDFDPELEKKWKEMSVWGKRDFDPELEKKWKEMSVWGKRDFNPELEKKWKEMSVWGKRDFNPELEKKWKEMSVWGKRDFNPELEKKWKEMSVWGKRDFDPELEKKWKQMSVWGKRGVDNNGKQTIRHTRKWRWANLGAKRPSWSSTGFSSWGKRSEDLDLHDVKEYLQKTLPVSELEETPQEAGELKSQDQGTPLSKT; translated from the coding sequence GTAATCAAAAAGAACCTAAGATGCATTTTTCCTGGACAATGGCAGCCTCGCGGACTATGACACTTGCATTGACATTGTGCCACGTCATTCTCATCTGCTTGCTACAGGACACGGCGCTAGCCGACAGAACTCTGCAGCTCAACGAAGCAGTCGAAGATCCGTCATCAACTTCGGCGTCAGCTGAAAATGTGGGCGACCAGCCAAACGAGAAAAGGCACTGGTCCCAGTTTCGTTCTTGGGGTAAAAGGTCTCTGGACGATGATGCCTTGAGCAAGAGGTGGAAAGAAATGTCCGTTTGGGGCAAAAGAGAAGCAGATTTGTTATCCAATCACCAGGACATGGATTATTTGTACCCAGGAATTGTGTGGGAGGGTTCTCAAATGAGTGGTGCTAACCCAGAGCTGGATAAGAAGTGGAAAGAAATGTCTGTTTGGGGCAAACGAAATGTCGATCCTGAACTAGAGAAGAGGTGGAAACAAATGGCTGTTTGGGGCAAGCGTAGTTCAGATCCCGAATTAGAGAAGAAATGGAAAGAGATGGCTGTTTGGGGCAAAAGAGACTTTGATCCTGAATTGGAGAAGAAATGGAAAGAGATGGCTGTTTGGGGAAAAAGAGACAATGACCCCGAATTAGagaaaaaatggaaagaaatgtCTGTTTGGGGCAAAAGAGACTTTGATCCTGAACTAGagaagaaatggaaagaaatgtcGGTTTGGGGCAAAAGAGATTTCGATcctgaattagaaaaaaaatggaaagaaatgtCAGTATGGGGCAAAAGAGACTTTAATCCTGAATTAGagaagaaatggaaagaaatgtcAGTATGGGGCAAAAGAGACTTTaaccctgaattagagaagaaatggaaagaaatgtcTGTTTGGGGCAAAAGAGACTTTAATCCTGAATTAGagaaaaaatggaaagaaatgtCAGTATGGGGCAAAAGAGACTTTGATCCTGAACTAGAGAAGAAATGGAAGCAGATGTCCGTGTGGGGCAAACGAGGTGTGGACAACAACGGAAAACAGACCATACGACACACACGGAAATGGAGGTGGGCAAATCTAGGCGCGAAGCGACCCAGTTGGAGCAGTACAGGTTTCTCCAGCTGGGGGAAAAGATCAGAAGACCTTGACCTTCACGATGTCAAGGAATACCTTCAGAAAACATTACCTGTCTCAG
- the LOC129928708 gene encoding uncharacterized protein LOC129928708 isoform X2 → MKDSRNQKEPKMHFSWTMAASRTMTLALTLCHVILICLLQDTALADRTLQLNEAVEDPSSTSASAENVGDQPNEKRHWSQFRSWGKRSLDDDALSKRWKEMSVWGKREADLLSNHQDMDYLYPGIVWEGSQMSGANPELDKKWKEMSVWGKRNVDPELEKRWKQMAVWGKRSSDPELEKKWKEMAVWGKRDFDPELEKKWKEMAVWGKRDNDPELEKKWKEMSVWGKRDFDPELEKKWKEMSVWGKRDFDPELEKKWKEMSVWGKRDFNPELEKKWKEMSVWGKRDFNPELEKKWKEMSVWGKRDFNPELEKKWKEMSVWGKRDFDPELEKKWKQMSVWGKRGVDNNGKQTIRHTRKWRWANLGAKRPSWSSTGFSSWGKRSEDLDLHDVKEYLQKTLPVSELEETPQEAGELKSQDQGTPLSKT, encoded by the coding sequence GTAATCAAAAAGAACCTAAGATGCATTTTTCCTGGACAATGGCAGCCTCGCGGACTATGACACTTGCATTGACATTGTGCCACGTCATTCTCATCTGCTTGCTACAGGACACGGCGCTAGCCGACAGAACTCTGCAGCTCAACGAAGCAGTCGAAGATCCGTCATCAACTTCGGCGTCAGCTGAAAATGTGGGCGACCAGCCAAACGAGAAAAGGCACTGGTCCCAGTTTCGTTCTTGGGGTAAAAGGTCTCTGGACGATGATGCCTTGAGCAAGAGGTGGAAAGAAATGTCCGTTTGGGGCAAAAGAGAAGCAGATTTGTTATCCAATCACCAGGACATGGATTATTTGTACCCAGGAATTGTGTGGGAGGGTTCTCAAATGAGTGGTGCTAACCCAGAGCTGGATAAGAAGTGGAAAGAAATGTCTGTTTGGGGCAAACGAAATGTCGATCCTGAACTAGAGAAGAGGTGGAAACAAATGGCTGTTTGGGGCAAGCGTAGTTCAGATCCCGAATTAGAGAAGAAATGGAAAGAGATGGCTGTTTGGGGCAAAAGAGACTTTGATCCTGAATTGGAGAAGAAATGGAAAGAGATGGCTGTTTGGGGAAAAAGAGACAATGACCCCGAATTAGagaaaaaatggaaagaaatgtCTGTTTGGGGCAAAAGAGACTTTGATCCTGAACTAGagaagaaatggaaagaaatgtcGGTTTGGGGCAAAAGAGATTTCGATcctgaattagaaaaaaaatggaaagaaatgtCAGTATGGGGCAAAAGAGACTTTAATCCTGAATTAGagaagaaatggaaagaaatgtcAGTATGGGGCAAAAGAGACTTTaaccctgaattagagaagaaatggaaagaaatgtcTGTTTGGGGCAAAAGAGACTTTAATCCTGAATTAGagaaaaaatggaaagaaatgtCAGTATGGGGCAAAAGAGACTTTGATCCTGAACTAGAGAAGAAATGGAAGCAGATGTCCGTGTGGGGCAAACGAGGTGTGGACAACAACGGAAAACAGACCATACGACACACACGGAAATGGAGGTGGGCAAATCTAGGCGCGAAGCGACCCAGTTGGAGCAGTACAGGTTTCTCCAGCTGGGGGAAAAGATCAGAAGACCTTGACCTTCACGATGTCAAGGAATACCTTCAGAAAACATTACCTGTCTCAG
- the LOC129928708 gene encoding uncharacterized protein LOC129928708 isoform X3: MHFSWTMAASRTMTLALTLCHVILICLLQDTALADRTLQLNEAVEDPSSTSASAENVGDQPNEKRHWSQFRSWGKRSLDDDALSKRWKEMSVWGKREADLLSNHQDMDYLYPGIVWEGSQMSGANPELDKKWKEMSVWGKRNVDPELEKRWKQMAVWGKRSSDPELEKKWKEMAVWGKRDFDPELEKKWKEMAVWGKRDNDPELEKKWKEMSVWGKRDFDPELEKKWKEMSVWGKRDFDPELEKKWKEMSVWGKRDFNPELEKKWKEMSVWGKRDFNPELEKKWKEMSVWGKRDFNPELEKKWKEMSVWGKRDFDPELEKKWKQMSVWGKRGVDNNGKQTIRHTRKWRWANLGAKRPSWSSTGFSSWGKRSEDLDLHDVKEYLQKTLPVSELEETPQEAGELKSQDQGTPLSKT, encoded by the coding sequence ATGCATTTTTCCTGGACAATGGCAGCCTCGCGGACTATGACACTTGCATTGACATTGTGCCACGTCATTCTCATCTGCTTGCTACAGGACACGGCGCTAGCCGACAGAACTCTGCAGCTCAACGAAGCAGTCGAAGATCCGTCATCAACTTCGGCGTCAGCTGAAAATGTGGGCGACCAGCCAAACGAGAAAAGGCACTGGTCCCAGTTTCGTTCTTGGGGTAAAAGGTCTCTGGACGATGATGCCTTGAGCAAGAGGTGGAAAGAAATGTCCGTTTGGGGCAAAAGAGAAGCAGATTTGTTATCCAATCACCAGGACATGGATTATTTGTACCCAGGAATTGTGTGGGAGGGTTCTCAAATGAGTGGTGCTAACCCAGAGCTGGATAAGAAGTGGAAAGAAATGTCTGTTTGGGGCAAACGAAATGTCGATCCTGAACTAGAGAAGAGGTGGAAACAAATGGCTGTTTGGGGCAAGCGTAGTTCAGATCCCGAATTAGAGAAGAAATGGAAAGAGATGGCTGTTTGGGGCAAAAGAGACTTTGATCCTGAATTGGAGAAGAAATGGAAAGAGATGGCTGTTTGGGGAAAAAGAGACAATGACCCCGAATTAGagaaaaaatggaaagaaatgtCTGTTTGGGGCAAAAGAGACTTTGATCCTGAACTAGagaagaaatggaaagaaatgtcGGTTTGGGGCAAAAGAGATTTCGATcctgaattagaaaaaaaatggaaagaaatgtCAGTATGGGGCAAAAGAGACTTTAATCCTGAATTAGagaagaaatggaaagaaatgtcAGTATGGGGCAAAAGAGACTTTaaccctgaattagagaagaaatggaaagaaatgtcTGTTTGGGGCAAAAGAGACTTTAATCCTGAATTAGagaaaaaatggaaagaaatgtCAGTATGGGGCAAAAGAGACTTTGATCCTGAACTAGAGAAGAAATGGAAGCAGATGTCCGTGTGGGGCAAACGAGGTGTGGACAACAACGGAAAACAGACCATACGACACACACGGAAATGGAGGTGGGCAAATCTAGGCGCGAAGCGACCCAGTTGGAGCAGTACAGGTTTCTCCAGCTGGGGGAAAAGATCAGAAGACCTTGACCTTCACGATGTCAAGGAATACCTTCAGAAAACATTACCTGTCTCAG